One window of Chitinispirillum alkaliphilum genomic DNA carries:
- a CDS encoding acriflavin resistance protein yields the protein MSNPLITLPVRRPILTIVIYLVVLVTGLFSLSRLPIDLMPEITLPTITVVTGYSNAGPREVEQLVTRPIEGALAGIQGIEEIVSTSSEGSSTVRVSFVWGTDLDEAVNDMRDRIDRILGRLPAEAERPFIRKFDLSAFPVMILGVVSDMDLLRVRQIVEDQVQYRLERVNGVASVDLRGGTRREIQVALSSSALEAFGVSSDMVVNALRQENRNVPAGSVEQGSREVIVRTLAEYENIDDVRNTIITVRNGAVVRVADVAEVRDGFEESTSVIRINGVPGVQLAVSKQSGTNTVAVAKGVHRELERINRDIPEIELLPIMDTSEYVERSIQAVAYSLMLGGIIAILVLLLFMRNISTTLIIATAIPICIIATFALVYYSGLTLNMMTFGGLALGIGMLLDNAIVVLDNIYHKRENGEESFDSAVRGGAEVWSAVTASTLTTLAVFFPVMFIRGMSGVMFQSLALVVAFSLACSLLVALTLVPMLSSKFMSTSDLSQSKIKPLSGMFLVSKRSLLWVESKYRIIINWALAHRFTVVLTVAVLLVLSVLLIPYVGMELMPSADESEVRVNVTMETGTRLEVTAQTVREIEKIIESEVPEAQFMLSRTGGGRGGWGGSNSNTANLRVALVPRGERRRSTTQIADQLRGSLTGIPGAIIRVREGQGLFILRVGQGGGESISLEVRGHDLQTGQGLAQQLAVIAEGIDGITDAEVSREAGRPEYRVRIDRPKAADLGLSAAQIGTAVQTAMGGSRATQIRVDGFEYDVRVRLAEDERRDLEKMSRMTILNNAGVPVSLQSVSEIERGTGPVQVERRDRERVVSVMLNHTGRDLGSVANDLRLAIRDIELPEGFSVLIRGDYEEQQRAYRELMTAILIAVLLVFLVMAGQFESFKDPFIVLFSIPVALTGIVAVMILTGTPFSVQAFIGCIILTGIVVNNAIVLVDTVNRYRRVDGMELFEALRSAGQRRLRPILMTTLTTAMGLFPLSLGLGEGGEAQAPMARVVIGGLLASTVITLVLIPVVYSFVEERRSAKKRITKAG from the coding sequence ATGAGTAATCCCTTAATAACACTTCCCGTACGCAGGCCGATTCTCACCATAGTTATTTATCTTGTGGTGCTTGTAACAGGACTGTTTTCGCTGAGCCGTCTGCCCATTGATCTTATGCCTGAGATTACTTTGCCGACAATAACCGTGGTGACAGGTTACAGTAATGCCGGTCCGCGGGAAGTTGAACAGTTGGTTACCCGTCCGATTGAAGGGGCGTTGGCCGGTATACAGGGGATAGAGGAGATCGTTTCAACATCGAGTGAGGGATCAAGCACGGTAAGGGTATCATTTGTATGGGGAACAGATCTTGATGAAGCGGTGAATGATATGCGGGATCGGATTGACCGTATTCTGGGTAGACTTCCGGCTGAGGCTGAAAGACCTTTTATACGTAAATTTGATCTTAGTGCTTTTCCGGTTATGATCTTAGGGGTAGTTTCTGATATGGATCTGCTCAGGGTAAGGCAGATCGTGGAAGATCAGGTGCAGTATCGCCTGGAAAGAGTTAACGGAGTTGCATCAGTTGATTTGAGAGGTGGTACAAGGAGGGAGATACAGGTTGCTCTGAGTTCTTCTGCACTTGAAGCGTTTGGTGTTTCCTCTGATATGGTTGTAAATGCACTTCGTCAGGAAAACAGAAATGTTCCGGCAGGTTCTGTCGAACAGGGCAGCAGAGAAGTGATTGTAAGAACTCTGGCTGAGTATGAGAACATAGATGATGTGCGAAATACAATTATTACCGTTCGTAACGGAGCGGTGGTCAGAGTTGCCGATGTTGCAGAAGTAAGGGATGGGTTCGAAGAATCCACTTCGGTTATACGAATCAACGGAGTTCCCGGTGTACAGCTGGCGGTAAGCAAACAGTCCGGAACAAATACCGTTGCTGTGGCAAAGGGGGTTCACCGGGAATTGGAGAGAATAAACAGGGACATTCCTGAAATAGAGCTGCTCCCCATAATGGACACATCAGAATATGTTGAACGTTCGATTCAGGCTGTTGCCTATTCGCTGATGCTCGGGGGAATAATAGCAATTTTGGTACTGTTACTGTTTATGCGTAACATTTCCACTACACTGATAATCGCCACGGCTATTCCTATATGTATAATTGCCACCTTTGCACTTGTGTATTATTCCGGCCTGACACTTAACATGATGACATTTGGAGGGCTTGCGCTGGGCATAGGGATGCTGCTCGACAATGCCATAGTTGTCCTTGACAACATTTATCATAAGCGGGAAAACGGTGAGGAATCATTCGATAGTGCTGTGAGAGGCGGGGCAGAAGTATGGTCGGCTGTGACTGCAAGTACATTGACAACGCTTGCGGTGTTTTTCCCGGTGATGTTTATCCGTGGAATGTCCGGGGTGATGTTTCAGTCTCTTGCTCTTGTTGTGGCGTTCTCGCTTGCCTGCTCTCTTTTAGTAGCTCTTACTCTTGTGCCGATGCTTTCATCAAAATTCATGAGTACCAGCGATCTGAGTCAATCCAAAATAAAACCTCTCTCAGGGATGTTTCTCGTCTCCAAGAGATCTCTGTTGTGGGTTGAGAGTAAGTACAGGATAATTATTAACTGGGCACTTGCTCACCGGTTCACAGTTGTTTTGACTGTTGCAGTCCTGCTTGTTCTATCCGTTTTGCTCATCCCTTATGTAGGGATGGAGTTGATGCCTTCTGCAGATGAGAGTGAAGTACGTGTAAATGTAACGATGGAAACAGGGACGAGGCTTGAAGTTACAGCACAAACGGTCAGAGAAATTGAAAAGATAATTGAGAGTGAAGTGCCGGAAGCACAGTTTATGTTGTCAAGAACAGGTGGTGGTCGTGGCGGATGGGGAGGGTCAAACAGCAATACTGCAAATCTCAGAGTCGCCCTGGTACCAAGGGGTGAGCGCAGACGATCCACAACCCAGATTGCAGACCAGCTAAGAGGATCGCTTACCGGTATTCCAGGTGCAATAATCAGGGTTCGAGAAGGGCAGGGGCTTTTTATACTTAGAGTCGGGCAGGGGGGGGGTGAATCAATTTCCCTTGAAGTCAGGGGGCATGATCTTCAAACCGGTCAGGGGCTGGCACAACAACTTGCCGTAATTGCTGAAGGGATTGACGGAATAACTGATGCTGAGGTAAGCCGGGAAGCTGGGAGACCCGAGTACAGGGTAAGGATTGATCGTCCCAAAGCTGCTGACCTGGGGTTGTCTGCGGCTCAGATTGGAACTGCTGTGCAGACTGCAATGGGAGGATCCAGAGCTACTCAGATAAGGGTTGATGGGTTTGAGTATGATGTAAGGGTACGGCTTGCTGAGGATGAGAGAAGGGATTTGGAGAAGATGTCAAGAATGACGATTCTAAACAATGCTGGTGTGCCGGTTTCTCTTCAGTCTGTATCTGAAATAGAAAGGGGAACCGGTCCGGTGCAGGTTGAGAGACGTGACAGAGAACGTGTAGTTTCTGTTATGTTGAATCACACTGGGCGCGACCTTGGCTCTGTCGCCAACGATCTTCGTCTTGCGATCAGAGACATAGAATTACCTGAAGGTTTTTCTGTTTTGATAAGGGGGGATTACGAGGAGCAGCAAAGAGCTTACAGAGAACTCATGACCGCCATACTTATCGCCGTCCTTTTGGTTTTTCTGGTGATGGCGGGTCAGTTTGAGTCGTTCAAAGATCCGTTCATTGTGCTGTTTTCAATTCCTGTTGCCCTAACCGGCATTGTTGCTGTAATGATTCTCACCGGTACACCTTTCAGTGTTCAGGCATTTATAGGATGTATTATTCTCACAGGTATAGTTGTAAATAATGCCATAGTACTGGTAGATACCGTAAACAGGTACCGGCGTGTGGATGGTATGGAACTCTTTGAGGCTCTCAGGAGTGCGGGCCAAAGGAGACTTCGCCCCATACTCATGACTACTCTTACAACTGCTATGGGACTTTTCCCGCTTTCACTGGGGCTGGGTGAAGGGGGAGAGGCTCAGGCGCCTATGGCACGGGTGGTGATTGGGGGTTTACTTGCATCCACAGTTATAACCCTTGTGCTTATACCTGTTGTTTACTCGTTTGTTGAAGAGCGCAGAAGTGCAAAGAAAAGAATCACCAAAGCAGGCTGA